One genomic segment of Ancylobacter sp. IITR112 includes these proteins:
- the hpxZ gene encoding oxalurate catabolism protein HpxZ: MEINLPEVLAEVRTAFERYERALVENDLAELDALFWDDARTIRYGGGENLYGIEAIRAFRAARPPTGLARTLEGTVITTYGRDMAVASTLFRRPATPGRVGRQMQTWRRLPEGWKVVAAHVSVIDEPV, translated from the coding sequence ATGGAGATCAATCTTCCGGAGGTGCTGGCGGAGGTCCGCACGGCCTTCGAGCGTTACGAGCGCGCGCTGGTCGAAAACGACCTCGCTGAGCTCGACGCGCTGTTCTGGGATGATGCACGCACCATCCGCTATGGCGGCGGCGAGAACCTTTACGGTATCGAAGCGATCCGCGCCTTCCGCGCTGCGCGCCCGCCGACGGGCCTCGCGCGCACGCTGGAAGGCACCGTCATCACCACCTATGGCCGCGACATGGCGGTCGCCTCCACACTGTTCCGGCGGCCTGCGACCCCGGGTCGGGTAGGTCGCCAGATGCAGACCTGGCGGCGCCTGCCGGAAGGCTGGAAGGTCGTCGCCGCCCATGTAAGTGTCATCGACGAGCCTGTGTGA